A genome region from Columba livia isolate bColLiv1 breed racing homer chromosome 2, bColLiv1.pat.W.v2, whole genome shotgun sequence includes the following:
- the IMPA2 gene encoding inositol monophosphatase 2, producing MKPCEEEEAGAAAAGGDPWKECAEVAVQLALRAGQIIRKALTEEKQVSTKTSAADLVTETDHFVENLIISVLKEKFPSHRFIAEESTAAGSKCVLTDSPTWIIDPVDGTCNFVHRFPTVAVSIGFAVNKELEFGVIYHCTEERLYTGRRGQGAFCNDKRLQVSKETDISKALILTEIGPKRDPATLKLFLGNIERLLKAQAHGVRVIGSSTLALCHLASGAADAYYQFGLHCWDMAAATVIIREAGGTVIDTSGGPLDLMSCRVIAAGTREMAMFIAQEIQTIHYRRDDEN from the exons ATGAAGCCGtgcgaggaggaggaagcaggggcggcggcggccggcggGGACCCCTGGAAGGAGTGCGCGGAGGTGGCGGTGCAGCTGGCGCTCCGCGCCGGGCAG ATTATTAGAAAAGCTctaacagaggaaaaacaagtgTCCACAAAGACATCTGCAGCAGATCTTGTGACAGAAACTGATCATTTTGTggaaaatttaattatttctgttctgaaagAGAAGTTTCCCTCCCACAG GTTCATTGCAGAAGAATCCACTGCTGCTGGTTCAAAATGTGTCCTCACTGACAGCCCGACCTGGATTATTGACCCTGTTGATGGAACGTGCAACTTTGTGCACAG atttCCAACAGTGGCAGTGAGCATTGGATTTGCTGTTAACAAAGAG CTTGAATTTGGTGTAATTTACCACTGCACTGAAGAACGGTTATACACTGGTAGAAGAGGTCAAGGGGCATTTTGTAATGACAAAAGGCTTCAGGTATCAAAAGAGACAG ATATCTCGAAGGCCttaattttaacagaaattgGTCCAAAACGTGACCCTGCAACTTTGAAATTGTTCCTTGGTAACATTGAGAGATTGCTCAAGGCCCAAGCACACGG GGTCCGTGTCATTGGGAGCTCGACACTGGCTCTGTGCCACTTGGCATCCGGGGCTGCAGATGCGTATTACCAGTTTGGGTTACACTGCTGGGACATGGCAGCGGCGACCGTCATTATTAGAGAGGCGGGTGGCACTGTGATAGACACTTCAG GGGGACCTCTGGATCTTATGTCTTGCCGAGTGATTGCTGCAGGCACCAGAGAGATGGCTATGTTCATAGCTCAGGAAATACAAACTATTCACTACAGACGGGatgatgaaaattaa